From a single Adhaeribacter swui genomic region:
- a CDS encoding mevalonate kinase family protein, with translation MIIEARAYARAAILGNPSDGYNGKTISLIVKNFGAHILLYQTPELVIEPQPQDINQFKNIYQLQDQVNLTGYHGGAPLLKAAIKKFVEYCQNEKIKLENKNFTIRYNSSIPRQIGLAGSSAIIIATLRGLMQFYRVQIPQEILPNLALAVETEELGINAGLQDRVIQTYEGCVYMNFDKQIIAEKKHGLYEPLDPDLLPNLYIAYKTELGKVSGKVLNDIKTRYDKGDPHVINTLNHIASLADAGKKAILERDYVTLHHLMNENFDQRCQIMKISDSNMELVNTARQCGASATFTGSGGSVIGIYQDDDMLNKLVAEMRKVNARVIKPTIV, from the coding sequence ATGATTATCGAAGCCCGCGCTTATGCCAGAGCCGCCATTCTGGGAAATCCATCGGATGGCTATAATGGAAAAACCATCTCGCTGATTGTTAAAAATTTTGGCGCCCATATTTTATTGTACCAAACTCCGGAGCTGGTTATTGAGCCTCAACCGCAAGACATTAATCAATTTAAAAATATTTACCAGTTGCAAGACCAGGTAAACTTAACCGGCTACCACGGAGGCGCGCCCTTGCTAAAAGCAGCTATTAAAAAGTTTGTGGAGTATTGCCAGAACGAAAAAATAAAGCTGGAAAATAAAAACTTTACTATCCGGTATAATTCGTCGATTCCGCGCCAGATTGGCTTGGCTGGCAGCAGCGCTATTATTATTGCCACTTTGCGTGGCCTCATGCAATTTTACCGGGTACAAATTCCGCAGGAAATACTACCGAACCTGGCTTTGGCCGTAGAAACTGAAGAACTGGGTATTAACGCGGGCTTGCAGGACCGGGTTATTCAAACGTACGAAGGCTGCGTGTACATGAATTTTGACAAGCAGATTATCGCCGAAAAGAAACACGGTTTGTACGAACCCCTCGATCCAGACTTATTGCCTAACCTATACATTGCTTATAAAACCGAACTCGGTAAAGTATCGGGCAAAGTGTTAAACGACATTAAAACCCGCTACGACAAAGGCGATCCGCACGTAATTAATACTTTAAACCACATTGCCAGCTTAGCCGATGCGGGCAAAAAAGCCATACTGGAACGCGATTACGTAACCTTGCACCATCTGATGAACGAAAATTTCGACCAGCGCTGCCAGATTATGAAAATCAGCGATAGCAACATGGAACTGGTAAACACTGCCCGGCAATGCGGCGCCTCGGCCACCTTTACCGGCTCTGGTGGCTCCGTTATCGGCATTTACCAGGACGACGACATGCTGAACAAACTGGTAGCCGAAATGCGTAAAGTAAACGCCCGCGTGATTAAACCAACAATTGTTTGA